In the genome of Streptococcus oralis, one region contains:
- a CDS encoding aspartate-semialdehyde dehydrogenase: protein MGYTVAVVGATGAVGAQMIKMLEESTLPIDKIRYLASARSAGKTLKFKDQDITIEETTETAFEGVDIALFSAGGSTSAKYAPYAVQAGAVVVDNTSYFRQNPDVPLVVPEVNAHALDAHNGIIACPNCSTIQMMVALEPVRQKWGLDRIIVSTYQAVSGAGMGAILETQRELREVLNDGVNPRDLHAEILPSGGDKKHYPIAFNALPQIDVFTDNDYTYEEMKMTKETKKIMEDDSIAVSATCVRIPVLSAHSESVYIETKEVAPIEEVKAAIAAFPGAVLEDDVAHQIYPQAINAVGSRDTFVGRIRKDLDAEKGIHMWVVSDNLLKGAAWNSVQIAETLHERGLVRPTAELKFELK from the coding sequence ATGGGATATACAGTTGCTGTAGTCGGCGCGACAGGTGCTGTCGGAGCTCAGATGATAAAAATGTTGGAAGAATCAACACTTCCAATCGATAAAATTCGTTACCTTGCTTCTGCACGTTCAGCAGGCAAGACTTTGAAATTTAAAGACCAAGATATTACGATTGAAGAAACGACTGAGACCGCTTTTGAGGGTGTTGATATTGCACTCTTCTCAGCAGGTGGTTCGACATCAGCTAAGTATGCACCATACGCAGTTCAAGCTGGAGCGGTAGTAGTAGATAACACATCTTATTTCCGTCAAAATCCAGATGTACCATTGGTTGTTCCAGAAGTCAATGCTCACGCACTTGATGCCCACAACGGGATTATTGCTTGCCCTAACTGTTCAACAATCCAAATGATGGTGGCTCTTGAGCCTGTTCGTCAAAAATGGGGCTTGGACCGTATCATCGTTTCAACATACCAAGCAGTCTCTGGTGCTGGTATGGGAGCGATCCTTGAAACACAACGTGAACTTCGTGAAGTCTTGAATGACGGTGTGAACCCACGTGATTTGCATGCGGAAATCTTGCCTTCAGGTGGTGATAAGAAACACTATCCTATTGCCTTTAACGCTCTTCCGCAAATCGATGTCTTCACGGACAATGATTACACTTACGAAGAGATGAAGATGACCAAGGAAACGAAGAAAATCATGGAAGATGATAGCATTGCAGTGTCTGCAACATGTGTTCGTATTCCAGTCTTGTCAGCTCACTCTGAGTCAGTTTATATCGAAACAAAAGAAGTGGCCCCAATCGAAGAAGTGAAAGCAGCTATCGCAGCCTTCCCAGGTGCAGTTCTTGAAGATGATGTAGCTCATCAAATCTATCCGCAAGCTATCAACGCTGTTGGTTCACGTGATACTTTTGTTGGTCGTATCCGTAAAGACTTGGATGCTGAAAAAGGAATCCATATGTGGGTTGTTTCAGATAACCTTCTCAAAGGCGCTGCATGGAACTCAGTACAGATCGCAGAAACGCTTCACGAACGTGGATTGGTTCGTCCAACAGCTGAGTTGAAATTTGAATTAAAATAG
- the dapA gene encoding 4-hydroxy-tetrahydrodipicolinate synthase translates to MSYQDLKECKIITAFITPFHEDGSINFDAIPALIEHLLAHHTDGILLAGTTAESPTLTHDEELELFAAVQKIVNGRVPLIAGVGTNDTRDSIEFVKEVVEFGGFAAGLAIVPYYNKPSQEGMYQHFKAIADASDLPIIIYNIPGRVVVELTPETMLRLAEHPNIIGVKECTSLANMAYLIEHKPEEFLIYTGEDGDAFHAMNLGADGVISVASHTNGDEMHEMFTAIAESDMKKAAAIQRKFIPKVNALFSYPSPAPVKAVLNYMGFEAGPTRLPLVPAPEEDAKRIIKVVVDGDYEATKETVTGVLRPDY, encoded by the coding sequence ATGTCTTATCAAGATTTAAAAGAGTGTAAAATCATCACAGCCTTTATTACCCCTTTCCATGAGGATGGTTCCATCAACTTTGATGCTATTCCAGCCTTGATTGAGCATTTATTGGCCCATCATACAGATGGAATTCTTCTAGCTGGAACGACTGCTGAGAGTCCAACTTTAACCCACGATGAGGAGTTGGAACTCTTTGCGGCTGTACAAAAGATTGTTAATGGACGTGTTCCTTTGATTGCGGGTGTAGGTACCAATGATACGCGTGACTCGATTGAGTTTGTCAAAGAAGTAGTAGAATTTGGTGGTTTTGCTGCTGGTCTTGCTATCGTACCGTACTACAACAAACCTTCTCAAGAAGGGATGTACCAGCACTTTAAAGCAATTGCAGATGCTTCTGACTTACCAATTATTATCTATAACATTCCAGGGCGTGTAGTTGTCGAATTAACTCCAGAAACCATGCTTCGTTTGGCTGAGCATCCAAATATCATCGGTGTTAAAGAATGTACCAGCTTGGCCAATATGGCTTATTTGATTGAGCACAAGCCAGAAGAGTTCTTGATTTATACAGGTGAAGATGGGGATGCCTTCCATGCCATGAATCTTGGTGCAGATGGGGTTATTTCTGTTGCTTCTCATACAAACGGGGATGAGATGCACGAGATGTTCACTGCAATTGCAGAAAGCGATATGAAGAAAGCAGCAGCTATTCAACGTAAATTCATTCCTAAGGTCAATGCCCTCTTCTCTTATCCAAGCCCTGCACCTGTCAAGGCCGTTTTGAATTACATGGGATTTGAAGCTGGACCAACTCGATTACCTCTAGTTCCAGCACCAGAAGAAGATGCCAAACGCATTATCAAGGTTGTTGTAGATGGTGACTACGAAGCAACTAAGGAAACCGTAACAGGCGTCCTTAGACCAGATTACTAA
- the mnmE gene encoding tRNA uridine-5-carboxymethylaminomethyl(34) synthesis GTPase MnmE, translating into MITREFDTIAAISTPLGEGAIGIVRLSGTDSFAIAQKIFKGKDLSKVASHTLNYGHIVDPQTGKVMDEVMVGAMKSPKTFTREDIIEINTHGGIAVTNEILQLAIREGARLAEPGEFTKRAFLNGRVDLTQAEAVMDIIRAKTDKAMNIAVKQLDGSLSDLINNTRQEILNTLAQVEVNIDYPEYDDVEEATTAVVREKTMEFEQLLTNLLRTARRGKILREGISTAIIGRPNVGKSSLLNNLLREDKAIVTDIAGTTRDVIEEYVNINGVPLKLIDTAGIRETDDIVEQIGVERSRKALKEADLVLLVLNASEPLTAQDRQLLEISQNTNRIILLNKTDLPEAIETSELPEDVIRISVLKNQNIDKIEERINNLFFENAGLVEQDATYLSNARHISLIEKAVESLQAVNQGLELGMPVDLLQVDLTRTWEILGEITGDAAPDELITQLFSQFCLGK; encoded by the coding sequence ATGATTACACGTGAATTTGATACCATCGCTGCTATCTCTACTCCACTAGGTGAAGGAGCCATTGGTATTGTCCGCCTGAGTGGAACTGACAGTTTTGCGATTGCGCAAAAGATTTTCAAAGGCAAAGACTTGAGCAAGGTTGCAAGCCACACGCTGAACTATGGTCACATCGTTGACCCTCAAACTGGTAAAGTTATGGATGAGGTTATGGTTGGGGCTATGAAGTCTCCAAAGACCTTTACTCGTGAAGATATTATCGAGATTAACACCCACGGCGGGATTGCGGTAACCAATGAAATTCTCCAACTAGCTATCCGTGAAGGAGCTCGGTTGGCAGAACCTGGTGAATTTACCAAGCGCGCCTTTCTAAACGGTCGTGTGGATTTGACACAGGCTGAGGCGGTGATGGACATCATCCGTGCTAAGACAGACAAGGCCATGAATATCGCAGTCAAACAATTGGACGGTTCTCTTTCTGACCTCATTAATAATACTCGCCAAGAAATCCTCAATACACTTGCCCAAGTTGAGGTCAATATCGACTACCCTGAGTATGACGATGTTGAGGAAGCTACTACCGCTGTTGTCCGTGAGAAGACTATGGAGTTTGAGCAATTGCTAACCAATCTCCTTAGAACAGCTCGTCGTGGTAAAATCCTTCGTGAGGGAATTTCAACTGCCATTATCGGCCGTCCCAATGTTGGGAAATCCAGTCTTCTCAACAATCTCCTTCGTGAAGACAAGGCTATTGTAACAGATATCGCTGGTACGACACGAGATGTTATCGAAGAATACGTCAACATTAACGGGGTTCCTCTCAAATTGATTGATACAGCTGGTATTCGAGAAACAGATGATATCGTGGAACAAATCGGTGTTGAGCGTTCGAGAAAAGCCCTCAAAGAAGCTGACTTGGTACTACTTGTATTAAATGCTAGTGAACCACTAACAGCACAAGACAGACAACTCTTAGAAATCAGCCAGAATACTAATCGCATTATTCTACTCAATAAAACAGACCTACCTGAAGCGATTGAAACTTCAGAACTCCCTGAAGATGTCATCCGTATCTCAGTTCTTAAAAATCAAAACATTGATAAGATTGAAGAGCGTATCAACAACCTCTTCTTTGAAAATGCTGGCTTGGTCGAGCAAGATGCTACTTACCTATCTAATGCCCGTCATATTTCCTTGATTGAAAAAGCAGTTGAAAGCCTACAAGCTGTTAACCAAGGTCTGGAACTGGGGATGCCAGTTGATTTGCTGCAAGTTGACTTGACCCGTACTTGGGAAATTCTCGGTGAAATCACTGGAGATGCCGCACCTGATGAACTCATCACCCAACTCTTTAGCCAATTCTGTTTAGGAAAATAA
- a CDS encoding 4-oxalocrotonate tautomerase yields MPFVRIDLFEGRTLEQKKALAKEVTEAVVRNTGAPQSAVHVIINDMPEGTYFPQGEMRTK; encoded by the coding sequence ATGCCATTTGTACGCATCGATTTATTTGAAGGACGCACGCTCGAGCAAAAGAAAGCTCTTGCTAAGGAAGTAACGGAAGCTGTTGTCCGTAACACTGGAGCACCTCAATCAGCCGTTCATGTCATCATCAACGACATGCCAGAAGGAACCTACTTCCCTCAAGGGGAAATGCGCACCAAATAA
- a CDS encoding thymidine kinase: protein MAQLYYRYGTMNSGKTIEILKVAYNYEEQGKGVVIMTSALDTRDGVGYVSSRIGMKRPAIAIEETTDIFGYIRDLPEKPYCVLVDEAQFLKRHHVYDLARVVDELDIPVMAFGLKNDFRNELFEGSKYLLLLADKIEEIKTICQYCKKKATMVLRTHDGVPVYDGEQIQIGGNETYISVCRKHYFAPMITSNKEHNYDN from the coding sequence ATGGCACAGTTGTATTATCGTTATGGGACCATGAACTCTGGTAAGACGATTGAGATTCTCAAGGTGGCCTATAACTACGAGGAGCAAGGAAAGGGAGTTGTGATTATGACTTCTGCTCTAGATACGCGTGACGGTGTTGGCTATGTGTCGAGTCGAATCGGCATGAAACGCCCAGCCATTGCGATTGAGGAAACGACAGATATCTTTGGTTATATTCGAGACTTACCTGAGAAACCATACTGTGTGCTAGTCGATGAGGCTCAATTTCTCAAGCGTCACCATGTTTACGACCTAGCTCGTGTTGTGGACGAGCTAGACATACCTGTCATGGCTTTTGGTTTGAAGAATGACTTTCGCAATGAACTATTCGAAGGTTCCAAATATCTATTGCTCTTAGCAGACAAGATTGAAGAAATCAAGACCATCTGTCAGTACTGTAAGAAAAAGGCGACTATGGTGTTGCGTACGCATGATGGTGTGCCAGTCTATGATGGCGAACAAATTCAAATTGGTGGTAATGAAACCTATATCTCGGTTTGCCGTAAACATTATTTTGCGCCAATGATAACATCTAACAAGGAGCACAACTATGACAATTGA
- a CDS encoding GNAT family N-acetyltransferase, whose product MTIELRDVTMENYFDVLNLDVKEYQKQFIATNAISLAEAYVYTKNGDFVAPLAVYDNDAIIGFVMIAYDKKIGISSGNYLLFRFMIDKNFQNQRYFKPIMDKVLDYVRTAPAGLGNKLWLSYEPENEHARSCYLSYGFKETGEIFENEVVAIYDLTIEK is encoded by the coding sequence ATGACAATTGAACTAAGAGATGTTACAATGGAAAATTATTTTGATGTTTTGAATTTGGATGTCAAGGAATATCAAAAACAATTCATTGCAACCAACGCAATTAGTTTAGCTGAAGCATATGTCTACACTAAAAATGGAGATTTTGTAGCTCCATTGGCAGTTTATGATAATGATGCAATTATAGGTTTTGTGATGATAGCTTATGATAAAAAGATTGGAATTAGTAGTGGAAATTATTTACTATTTCGTTTTATGATTGATAAGAATTTTCAAAATCAAAGATATTTTAAACCAATTATGGATAAAGTGCTGGACTATGTTCGGACAGCGCCAGCAGGTTTAGGCAATAAACTTTGGTTGTCTTATGAACCAGAAAATGAACATGCAAGATCTTGTTACCTCAGTTATGGATTTAAAGAAACTGGGGAAATATTTGAGAACGAAGTAGTAGCAATCTATGATTTAACAATTGAGAAATAA
- the prfA gene encoding peptide chain release factor 1, translating into MNIYDQLQAVEDRYEELGELLSDPDVVSDTKRFMELSKEEASTRDTVTAYREYKQVLQNIVDAEEMIKESGGDADLEEMAKQELKDAKAEKEEYEEKLKILLLPKDPNDDKNIILEIRGAAGGDEAALFAGDLLAMYQKYAEAQGWRFEVMEASMNGVGGFKEVVAMVSGQSVYSKLKYESGAHRVQRVPVTESQGRVHTSTATVLVMPEVEEVEYDIDPKDLRVDIYHASGAGGQNVNKVATAVRIVHLPTNIKVEMQEERTQQKNREKAMKIIRARVADHFAQIAQDEQDAERKSTIGTGDRSERIRTYNFPQNRVTDHRIGLTLQKLDTILSGKLDEVVDALVLYDQTQKLEELNK; encoded by the coding sequence ATGAACATCTATGATCAACTACAAGCTGTAGAAGACCGTTACGAAGAACTAGGAGAATTGCTGAGTGATCCTGATGTAGTATCAGACACGAAGCGTTTCATGGAGCTTTCAAAAGAAGAGGCTTCTACTCGTGATACGGTAACAGCCTACCGTGAGTACAAACAAGTCCTTCAAAATATCGTTGATGCGGAAGAAATGATTAAGGAATCTGGCGGAGATGCGGACTTGGAAGAAATGGCCAAGCAAGAGCTCAAAGATGCCAAGGCTGAAAAAGAAGAATACGAAGAAAAATTAAAAATCTTGCTCCTTCCAAAGGATCCAAACGATGATAAGAACATCATCCTTGAAATCCGTGGAGCGGCTGGTGGTGACGAAGCGGCACTTTTCGCCGGAGACCTTCTAGCTATGTACCAAAAGTATGCGGAAGCCCAAGGCTGGCGCTTTGAAGTCATGGAAGCTTCTATGAACGGTGTCGGTGGATTCAAAGAAGTGGTTGCCATGGTATCAGGTCAGTCTGTTTACTCTAAACTCAAGTATGAATCAGGTGCCCACCGTGTCCAACGTGTCCCTGTGACAGAAAGCCAAGGCCGTGTACACACTTCGACAGCGACAGTCCTTGTCATGCCTGAAGTGGAAGAAGTAGAATACGATATTGATCCAAAAGACCTTCGTGTTGACATCTACCACGCATCTGGTGCTGGTGGTCAGAACGTCAATAAGGTTGCGACTGCCGTGCGTATCGTTCACTTGCCAACCAATATCAAGGTTGAGATGCAGGAAGAACGTACTCAGCAGAAAAACCGTGAGAAAGCGATGAAAATCATCCGTGCGCGTGTTGCTGACCACTTTGCGCAGATTGCCCAAGATGAACAAGACGCTGAGCGTAAGTCAACTATTGGTACAGGTGACCGTTCAGAACGTATCCGTACTTACAATTTCCCACAAAACCGTGTCACAGACCACCGTATCGGCTTGACCCTTCAAAAACTAGATACCATCTTGTCTGGTAAATTGGACGAAGTTGTAGATGCCTTGGTACTCTATGACCAAACGCAAAAATTAGAAGAATTAAACAAATAA
- the prmC gene encoding peptide chain release factor N(5)-glutamine methyltransferase, producing MKLAQLFSDFEEELIRQGEETESLSFVYRSLKNLSFTDFVFALQQEVTEDEKQFVEEIFQQLAAHKPAQYIIGYADFYGMQLKVDERVLIPRPETEELVELILAENPETNLSVLDIGTGSGAIAIALAKNRPDWSVAAADISQDALDLASENAKVQNLQIFLKKSDCFTEISEKYDIIVSNPPYISREDESEVGLNVLHSEPHLALFADEDGLAIYRRIAEDAKDYLTDGGKIYLEIGYKQGQSVPALFRKYLPEKRVRTLKDQFGQDRMVVVDDGQD from the coding sequence ATGAAATTAGCTCAATTGTTTTCAGATTTTGAAGAAGAGTTGATAAGACAAGGAGAGGAAACAGAAAGCCTCTCTTTTGTCTATAGAAGTTTGAAAAATCTCTCTTTTACGGACTTCGTCTTTGCCCTTCAGCAAGAGGTAACAGAGGACGAAAAACAATTTGTAGAAGAAATTTTCCAGCAATTAGCAGCTCACAAACCAGCTCAGTATATCATTGGTTACGCAGATTTTTATGGAATGCAGTTAAAAGTGGATGAGCGAGTTTTGATTCCTCGTCCTGAGACAGAGGAGTTGGTAGAACTTATCTTGGCAGAAAATCCTGAGACGAATCTTTCAGTACTTGATATCGGTACAGGTAGCGGGGCCATTGCTATTGCTTTAGCAAAAAATAGACCAGATTGGTCAGTTGCAGCAGCAGACATTTCTCAAGATGCTCTAGATTTGGCATCTGAAAACGCTAAAGTTCAGAATCTACAGATATTTTTAAAAAAATCTGATTGTTTTACAGAAATTTCTGAAAAATATGATATAATTGTATCCAATCCACCCTATATCTCTCGTGAAGATGAGTCAGAGGTTGGTTTGAATGTTTTGCATTCAGAACCTCATCTAGCTCTCTTTGCAGATGAGGATGGTCTAGCTATTTACCGCAGAATTGCGGAAGATGCAAAAGACTATCTCACAGATGGTGGTAAGATTTACCTTGAAATTGGATACAAGCAAGGTCAAAGTGTTCCTGCGCTCTTTAGGAAATATCTTCCTGAAAAACGAGTACGAACACTCAAGGACCAATTTGGTCAAGATAGGATGGTTGTAGTTGATGATGGACAGGATTAG
- a CDS encoding L-threonylcarbamoyladenylate synthase, whose translation MMDRIRQELEKGGAVVLPTETVYGLFAKALDEKAVDHVYKLKRRPRDKALNLNVASLEDILHFSKNQPTYLQKLVETFLPGPLTIILEANDRVPYWVNSGLSTVGFRMPSHPITLDLIRETGPLIGPSANISGQASGVTFAQILEDFDQEVLGLEDDAFLTGQDSTILDLSGDKVKILRQGAIKREDILARLPEISFEEE comes from the coding sequence ATGATGGACAGGATTAGACAAGAGTTGGAAAAGGGCGGAGCTGTTGTTCTACCAACCGAGACAGTTTATGGTCTCTTTGCTAAGGCCTTAGACGAAAAAGCTGTTGACCATGTTTACAAACTCAAACGTCGTCCTAGAGATAAAGCGCTCAATCTTAATGTCGCTTCTCTAGAGGACATCTTGCACTTTTCAAAGAATCAGCCAACTTATCTACAAAAACTTGTAGAGACCTTTTTACCAGGTCCCTTGACCATTATCCTCGAAGCCAATGACCGAGTTCCCTATTGGGTCAACTCTGGTCTTTCAACGGTGGGATTTCGGATGCCGAGTCACCCCATTACACTTGATTTGATCCGAGAGACAGGTCCCTTGATTGGGCCATCTGCCAATATTTCAGGTCAGGCAAGTGGAGTGACCTTTGCTCAAATTCTAGAGGATTTTGATCAAGAGGTTCTGGGTCTGGAGGATGACGCTTTTCTAACTGGACAGGATTCGACTATTTTGGATTTGTCTGGAGACAAGGTGAAAATCTTACGCCAGGGGGCGATTAAGCGAGAAGACATTCTTGCTCGGTTGCCAGAGATTTCTTTTGAGGAGGAATGA
- a CDS encoding GNAT family N-acetyltransferase yields the protein MLRDLQETDVDAICEINQETLGYSFSPEDTASQLAKLSQDSHHFLLGYEDAASHVLLGYVHAEVYESLYSKAGFNILGLAVSPQAQRQGIGKSLLQGLDQEAKRRGYEFIRLNSADHRLGAHAFYEKVGYTCDKVQKRFIRIF from the coding sequence ATGCTAAGAGATTTACAAGAAACAGATGTGGATGCTATATGTGAGATTAACCAAGAGACTTTGGGCTATTCTTTTAGTCCAGAGGACACAGCTAGTCAACTAGCTAAATTATCTCAGGATTCCCATCATTTCCTACTTGGCTATGAGGATGCAGCTAGTCATGTCCTACTTGGATATGTCCATGCCGAGGTTTACGAATCCCTCTATTCCAAAGCAGGATTTAATATCTTAGGCTTAGCGGTTTCACCTCAAGCACAAAGGCAAGGTATCGGTAAAAGCTTACTGCAAGGGTTGGATCAAGAAGCAAAAAGACGGGGCTATGAGTTTATCCGCTTAAACTCTGCTGATCATCGTCTGGGAGCTCATGCATTTTATGAAAAAGTTGGTTATACTTGTGATAAAGTGCAGAAACGGTTTATTCGCATCTTTTAG
- the glyA gene encoding serine hydroxymethyltransferase, translating into MIFDKDDFKAYDADLWNAIAKEEERQQNNIELIASENVVSKAVMAAQGSILTNKYAEGYPGRRYYGGTDVVDVVETLAIERAKEIFGAKFANVQPHSGSQANCAAYMALIEPGDTVMGMDLAAGGHLTHGAPVSFSGQTYNFVSYSVDPETEFLDFDVILKQAQEVKPKLIVAGASAYSQIIDFSKFREIADAVGAKLMVDMAHIAGLVAAGLHPSPVPYAHITTTTTHKTLRGPRGGLILTNDEELAKKINSAIFPGIQGGPLEHVVAAKAVSFKEVLDPAFKEYAANVIKNSKAMVEVFLQDPDFRIISGGTENHLFLVDVTKVVENGKVAQNLLDEVNITLNKNSIPYETLSPFKTSGIRIGAAAITARGFGEEESRKVAELIIKTLKNAENESVLEEVRSEVKALTDAFPLYED; encoded by the coding sequence ATGATTTTTGACAAAGACGATTTTAAAGCATACGATGCTGATCTCTGGAATGCTATTGCCAAAGAAGAAGAACGCCAACAAAACAACATTGAGTTGATTGCTTCGGAAAACGTTGTTTCCAAGGCTGTAATGGCTGCTCAAGGGTCTATCTTGACCAACAAATATGCCGAAGGCTACCCAGGACGCCGTTATTATGGTGGAACCGATGTAGTAGACGTGGTAGAAACTCTAGCTATTGAACGTGCAAAAGAAATTTTCGGTGCTAAATTCGCCAATGTCCAACCACACTCAGGAAGCCAAGCCAACTGCGCGGCTTACATGGCCTTGATTGAGCCAGGAGATACGGTTATGGGAATGGATTTGGCAGCAGGTGGACACTTGACTCACGGAGCTCCTGTCAGCTTCTCTGGCCAAACCTACAACTTTGTTTCTTACAGTGTAGATCCTGAAACGGAATTCTTGGACTTTGATGTTATCTTGAAACAAGCCCAAGAAGTAAAACCCAAATTGATCGTAGCTGGTGCTTCAGCCTATTCTCAAATTATCGACTTCTCAAAATTCCGTGAAATTGCTGATGCTGTTGGGGCTAAGCTCATGGTAGATATGGCCCATATCGCTGGTTTGGTGGCAGCTGGCCTTCACCCAAGCCCAGTGCCATATGCTCATATCACTACAACAACGACCCACAAAACCCTTCGTGGCCCACGTGGTGGCTTGATTTTGACTAATGATGAGGAACTTGCTAAGAAAATCAACTCAGCTATTTTCCCTGGTATTCAGGGCGGTCCTTTGGAGCATGTTGTGGCAGCTAAGGCGGTTTCATTCAAAGAAGTTTTGGATCCAGCCTTTAAGGAATATGCTGCTAATGTCATCAAAAACAGCAAGGCTATGGTAGAAGTCTTCTTGCAAGACCCTGATTTCCGTATCATTTCTGGAGGGACTGAAAATCATCTCTTCCTAGTGGATGTCACTAAGGTTGTAGAAAACGGAAAAGTTGCTCAAAACTTGCTGGATGAAGTCAATATTACCCTAAATAAAAACTCAATTCCATACGAAACCTTGTCACCATTCAAGACAAGCGGTATTCGTATCGGAGCAGCAGCCATCACTGCACGTGGATTTGGTGAAGAAGAAAGCCGTAAAGTTGCTGAACTCATCATTAAAACCCTTAAGAATGCAGAAAATGAATCTGTCTTAGAAGAAGTGAGAAGTGAAGTCAAAGCGTTGACAGATGCCTTCCCACTATACGAGGACTAA
- a CDS encoding nucleoid-associated protein encodes MDIYIKKAIIHQFSPDDTELFLADKFLNITPKIEEYLRKKIERVYSDEAKTGIFEVENPFFNHITDDLLETSVTLANLWKEEFSISENLKTNDLVFVQFSKEGVEHFAFLRIALRETLTHLGGEVDNPIKLTQNNLPGFGTGADEALVVNLQSRKYHLIEKRIKYNGTFLNYFSENLLAVAPKISPKKSIKELEKTAQRIAESFNTDDFQFQSKVKSAIFNNLEESNELSPEKLANDLFDNNLTARLSFIDQVKEAVPEPVQFDEIDASRQLKKFENQKLSLSNGIELIVPNNVYQDAESVEFIQNDNGTYSILIKNIEDIQSK; translated from the coding sequence ATGGACATTTATATTAAGAAAGCTATTATCCATCAGTTCAGCCCAGACGATACTGAGTTGTTCCTAGCGGATAAGTTTCTCAATATCACTCCAAAAATCGAGGAATACCTACGCAAAAAAATTGAACGTGTGTATTCAGATGAAGCTAAGACTGGGATTTTCGAAGTAGAAAATCCCTTCTTCAATCACATCACAGATGATTTGTTGGAGACATCAGTAACACTGGCTAATCTCTGGAAAGAGGAGTTTAGCATTTCTGAAAATCTCAAGACCAATGACTTGGTTTTTGTGCAGTTTTCTAAAGAAGGTGTTGAACATTTCGCTTTCTTGCGAATTGCCTTGCGGGAAACCTTGACCCACCTCGGTGGAGAAGTTGATAATCCAATCAAGCTAACTCAGAATAATCTACCTGGATTTGGAACGGGAGCTGACGAGGCCTTGGTGGTCAATCTTCAAAGTCGCAAGTATCATCTCATCGAAAAACGCATCAAGTACAATGGGACTTTTTTGAACTACTTTTCAGAAAATCTCCTAGCTGTTGCTCCCAAGATTTCACCAAAGAAATCCATCAAGGAATTGGAAAAAACGGCTCAGAGAATTGCAGAGTCCTTTAACACAGATGATTTTCAATTTCAATCCAAGGTCAAATCAGCGATTTTCAACAATCTGGAAGAAAGCAACGAACTGTCACCTGAAAAATTAGCTAACGACCTTTTTGACAACAATCTGACAGCTCGTTTGAGCTTTATTGATCAAGTCAAGGAAGCCGTACCAGAACCAGTTCAGTTTGATGAAATTGATGCCAGTCGTCAGCTCAAGAAATTTGAAAACCAAAAACTTTCCTTGTCAAATGGAATTGAACTCATCGTTCCAAATAATGTTTACCAAGACGCAGAATCGGTCGAGTTTATCCAAAATGACAATGGAACCTATTCTATCTTAATCAAAAATATCGAGGATATTCAAAGTAAATAA
- a CDS encoding lysozyme family protein, which yields MFKFIRRVLVLAVFLFAGYKAYHIHQDVKQVMTYQPMVREILSERDTPANEELVLAMIYTETKGKERDVMQSSESASGATNTIKDDASSIRQGIQTLTDNLYLAQSKGVDVWTAVQAYNFGPAYIDFIAQNGKENTLALAKRYSRETVAPILGNTTGKTYTYINPISIFHGAELYENGGNYYYSRQVRFNLYIMKFFNFF from the coding sequence ATGTTTAAATTTATAAGAAGAGTGCTTGTGCTAGCAGTCTTCCTTTTCGCAGGATACAAAGCTTATCATATCCATCAGGATGTTAAACAAGTCATGACCTACCAACCCATGGTTCGAGAAATCTTGAGCGAAAGAGATACTCCAGCCAATGAAGAGTTGGTGCTCGCTATGATTTATACCGAAACGAAGGGAAAAGAGCGGGATGTCATGCAGTCTAGTGAGTCTGCTAGTGGCGCTACCAATACCATCAAAGACGATGCCTCTAGTATTCGCCAAGGGATACAGACACTAACAGATAACCTCTATTTGGCACAGAGCAAAGGAGTAGATGTCTGGACCGCTGTTCAAGCCTATAATTTTGGACCTGCCTATATCGACTTCATTGCTCAGAATGGTAAGGAAAATACTTTGGCCCTAGCCAAGCGTTACTCCCGAGAAACGGTCGCTCCAATCCTAGGTAATACTACAGGGAAGACCTACACCTACATCAACCCAATTTCTATCTTTCATGGTGCAGAACTCTATGAAAATGGTGGAAATTATTACTACTCGAGACAGGTTCGCTTTAATCTCTATATCATGAAATTCTTTAATTTCTTCTAA